A stretch of Desulfurivibrio alkaliphilus AHT 2 DNA encodes these proteins:
- a CDS encoding S8 family serine peptidase: protein MMRWVCGRRLLAGAMAFGMLFHGGGVVAQPMVGDEQPAPAVEAAAPKDVAQRLLGPPVLSDWWLTLGESAPAAAAGSAGGMSKGLKIGALVTGGVVVTGATVVILASSEDKNSNNDTDDQPGNAVPPDDVQAPLSWHQQQSQQQPDEWLAAEIRARDDYRFINEWWTDKYGGEMPRINPYDLMGLSYAHAAGYRGEEIIIGLLDDTFQLDHPMLQGQVAGDSGTLPGVNSNTYHGTHVAGLAAGHSATMIGVAPEAKLFLASFKNSTLNGWATKFQDARQAGARVHSNSWGWDADGLLDTRLAVELLADPVAALANWQETEDFNHWYLGFTDYAADQEFKLSAYQDNPGLVLEAYFNIAYNSPSPAASWNNLAAAMHDFQTQGNGVILWALENHRLEAPDGTFYADAPAALPELYPDLQGAWLTVANVNVFSHSDGQDYAVLYSSGCHQTASYCLSHNGGFVNSAVPFNDYDQLTGTSMATPQVAGAVAILAQAFPGHSGEQLVNRLLATASNFDDWQAVEERDGSWYGTLTLPDNSSREVEFMVLPVEANQESPLDPGEIGVVDFGNGITHAYSELLGHGFVNLRAALQPVGEVAVPVGQQLDTVRREDLQASRVLLGPAFGDSLTAGLAGRTVAVLDGLDGAFQVPLGHFVQAADPGSDLGGLLAGFGPPPLGPEIKLGRGGRLAAAFRSAENGPPAGLTAAKERQSKVAELSWRQELGRDSLLRFDYNRNPGLAFGLPAAGTVQPEWMVSRQAFVNPLLSLVERGESLGADVALNRWATLRLGAFQGSQSQQWQQNELAPQEDHRRARLRGAATELALGLGPAAAPAAGLALQAALVQEENTLLGSHSGGAFELAQGTSSYTVGLSGELALGEWSGGGDLRLAANVFAAYAQPQAAADSLFTEVSTVAGRAWSVGLLAQRLLTPADRWGLVLHQPLRVVDGQAELRLPVGHDGTELRHDTVRVDLRPTGRETRLEMFYGRPLMAGADLRGSLMLRRQPGHVHQAPSEGVALLRTTVTF from the coding sequence ATGATGCGATGGGTTTGCGGCAGGCGTTTGCTGGCCGGGGCGATGGCCTTCGGAATGCTGTTTCACGGTGGCGGCGTGGTCGCTCAGCCCATGGTTGGCGACGAGCAACCGGCTCCGGCGGTGGAGGCGGCGGCGCCAAAGGATGTCGCTCAGCGGCTTTTGGGGCCGCCGGTGTTGTCGGACTGGTGGCTGACGTTGGGCGAGTCGGCACCAGCGGCGGCCGCCGGCAGCGCGGGCGGTATGAGCAAGGGGCTGAAGATTGGGGCGCTGGTTACCGGCGGGGTGGTGGTTACCGGGGCAACCGTGGTCATCCTGGCGAGCAGCGAAGACAAAAACAGTAACAATGATACAGATGACCAGCCGGGTAACGCTGTTCCTCCGGATGATGTTCAAGCTCCGCTTTCCTGGCACCAGCAGCAATCGCAGCAGCAGCCGGATGAATGGCTGGCGGCGGAGATCAGGGCACGAGACGATTATCGTTTCATCAATGAATGGTGGACGGATAAGTACGGGGGCGAAATGCCCCGGATCAACCCCTACGACCTGATGGGCCTCTCTTACGCCCACGCCGCCGGTTATCGCGGCGAGGAAATCATTATCGGCCTGCTGGACGATACCTTTCAGCTTGACCACCCGATGTTGCAAGGGCAGGTGGCTGGGGACTCCGGCACCTTGCCGGGGGTTAATTCCAACACTTATCACGGCACCCACGTGGCCGGCCTGGCGGCGGGCCACAGCGCCACCATGATCGGCGTGGCCCCGGAGGCCAAACTCTTTCTCGCCTCTTTTAAAAATTCCACTCTCAATGGTTGGGCCACCAAATTTCAGGATGCCCGCCAAGCCGGAGCCCGAGTCCACAGCAACAGTTGGGGCTGGGATGCTGATGGCCTGCTTGATACCAGGTTGGCGGTGGAGTTGCTTGCCGATCCGGTGGCGGCGCTGGCAAACTGGCAAGAAACGGAGGACTTTAACCACTGGTACCTGGGATTCACCGACTATGCTGCGGACCAGGAATTTAAGCTTTCCGCATATCAAGACAATCCAGGGCTGGTCCTGGAGGCCTATTTTAACATTGCTTATAACAGCCCCAGCCCCGCCGCCAGTTGGAATAACCTGGCCGCCGCCATGCACGATTTTCAGACTCAGGGCAACGGGGTGATCCTCTGGGCGTTGGAAAATCACCGGCTGGAGGCGCCCGATGGGACGTTTTATGCCGATGCCCCGGCCGCTTTGCCGGAACTTTACCCCGACTTGCAGGGGGCCTGGCTGACCGTGGCCAATGTCAATGTCTTCAGCCACAGTGACGGCCAGGATTACGCCGTCCTCTACTCTTCCGGCTGCCACCAGACGGCGAGCTACTGCCTCTCCCACAACGGCGGTTTTGTCAACTCGGCGGTTCCCTTTAATGATTATGATCAGCTCACCGGCACCTCCATGGCCACCCCCCAAGTGGCGGGGGCGGTGGCCATTCTGGCCCAGGCCTTTCCCGGCCACAGCGGTGAGCAACTGGTCAACCGGCTACTGGCCACCGCCAGCAATTTCGATGATTGGCAGGCGGTGGAGGAGCGTGATGGCAGCTGGTACGGCACCCTGACCCTGCCCGACAACAGCAGCCGGGAGGTGGAATTTATGGTGCTGCCCGTCGAGGCCAATCAGGAGTCGCCTCTTGACCCCGGGGAAATCGGGGTGGTGGATTTCGGCAACGGCATTACCCACGCCTACTCGGAGTTGCTGGGCCATGGTTTTGTCAATCTGCGGGCGGCCCTGCAGCCGGTGGGCGAGGTGGCGGTACCGGTGGGGCAGCAACTTGATACCGTCCGGCGAGAAGATCTGCAGGCCAGCCGGGTGTTGCTGGGGCCGGCCTTTGGCGATTCCCTGACCGCCGGGCTGGCCGGGCGCACGGTGGCGGTGCTGGATGGCCTGGATGGCGCCTTCCAGGTGCCGCTGGGGCACTTTGTGCAAGCCGCCGATCCCGGCAGCGATCTTGGCGGGCTGTTGGCCGGTTTTGGGCCGCCGCCGCTGGGGCCGGAAATTAAACTGGGGCGTGGTGGCCGGTTGGCAGCCGCCTTTAGGTCGGCTGAAAATGGGCCGCCGGCGGGATTGACGGCGGCGAAGGAGCGCCAGAGTAAGGTGGCGGAACTGAGCTGGCGCCAGGAGCTGGGTCGCGACTCGCTGCTGCGGTTCGACTACAACCGCAATCCCGGCCTGGCTTTCGGTTTGCCCGCCGCCGGCACGGTGCAGCCGGAATGGATGGTCAGCCGGCAGGCCTTTGTCAATCCGCTGCTGAGTCTGGTCGAACGGGGTGAAAGCCTGGGGGCCGATGTGGCGCTTAATCGCTGGGCCACCCTGCGCCTGGGCGCTTTCCAGGGCAGCCAGAGCCAACAATGGCAACAAAACGAACTGGCGCCGCAAGAAGATCACCGGCGCGCCCGGCTCCGGGGGGCTGCCACCGAGTTGGCCCTGGGTTTGGGCCCCGCTGCCGCCCCGGCCGCCGGTCTGGCCCTGCAGGCGGCCCTGGTGCAGGAAGAAAACACCTTGCTGGGCAGCCACAGCGGCGGGGCCTTTGAACTGGCCCAGGGCACCTCGAGCTACACCGTGGGCCTGTCCGGCGAGCTGGCCTTGGGGGAGTGGTCGGGGGGCGGTGATTTGCGCCTGGCGGCCAATGTCTTTGCCGCCTATGCCCAGCCTCAGGCCGCTGCCGATTCCCTGTTTACCGAGGTGTCCACCGTTGCCGGCAGGGCCTGGAGCGTGGGTTTGCTGGCCCAACGGCTGCTCACCCCGGCCGACCGCTGGGGGCTGGTGCTGCATCAGCCCCTGCGGGTGGTTGACGGCCAGGCCGAGCTGCGTTTGCCGGTGGGGCACGACGGCACTGAATTAAGGCACGATACGGTAAGGGTCGATCTGCGCCCCACCGGCCGGGAAACCCGGCTGGAAATGTTCTACGGCCGGCCGCTGATGGCCGGCGCCGACCTGCGCGGCAGCCTGATGCTGCGCCGCCAGCCCGGTCATGTCCACCAGGCCCCCTCGGAGGGGGTCGCCCTGCTTCGCACAACCGTCACTTTTTAA
- a CDS encoding DUF6448 family protein: protein MNFAKTLNWKNLALTLLLAAGLLAPQTAAAHCDAMDGPVVVEARQAIAAGDPQSLLKWVMPEHEEQIRRTFAQTMQVRKLSPEAREVADQYFLEALVRLHRESEGASYTGIKPAGTIPGHIARADAALNEGSVDELAAHVANHVKREMLERFQQALAKKEQAGQNAEAGRAFVEAYVHYVHFVEGIVGVISGDHAH from the coding sequence ATGAACTTCGCAAAAACGCTTAACTGGAAAAACCTCGCCCTGACCCTGCTGCTGGCCGCCGGCCTGCTGGCACCGCAAACCGCCGCCGCCCACTGTGACGCCATGGATGGTCCGGTGGTGGTTGAAGCCCGCCAGGCAATTGCCGCCGGCGACCCGCAGTCCCTGTTAAAGTGGGTGATGCCGGAACACGAAGAGCAAATTCGGCGGACTTTCGCCCAAACCATGCAGGTGCGCAAGCTAAGCCCGGAGGCCCGGGAAGTGGCCGACCAGTACTTTCTGGAAGCCCTGGTGAGGCTGCATCGGGAAAGCGAAGGGGCGTCCTACACCGGCATTAAGCCCGCCGGCACCATCCCCGGTCACATTGCCCGGGCGGATGCCGCCCTAAACGAAGGCTCGGTTGATGAACTGGCGGCCCACGTGGCCAACCATGTAAAGCGGGAAATGCTGGAGCGTTTTCAGCAGGCCCTGGCCAAGAAAGAACAGGCGGGGCAAAATGCGGAAGCCGGACGAGCGTTTGTCGAAGCTTACGTGCATTACGTCCATTTTGTAGAGGGCATCGTGGGCGTGATCAGCGGCGATCACGCCCATTGA
- the yedF gene encoding sulfurtransferase-like selenium metabolism protein YedF yields the protein MQELNCRGLACPAPVTQVRDLLVQGKPSTLAVLVDNEAARENVSRFLAYQGYQVMVEEVDEGFKVIGTGGDQACEVMDEKELAAAAGAGGKILVMITTDRLGHGDDQLGSGLMLNFLKTLKEMGPELWRLVFINAGVKLTVAGAETLAPLQELATGGVSILVCGTCLNHFNLLDQKQVGETTNMLDIVTSLQLADKVINV from the coding sequence ATGCAAGAACTCAACTGCCGGGGGCTGGCCTGTCCGGCGCCGGTGACGCAGGTGCGTGACCTGCTCGTGCAGGGCAAGCCCTCGACCCTTGCGGTACTGGTGGACAACGAGGCGGCCAGGGAAAACGTCAGCCGTTTTCTTGCCTACCAGGGCTATCAAGTGATGGTGGAGGAGGTCGACGAGGGTTTCAAGGTGATCGGCACCGGCGGCGACCAAGCCTGCGAGGTGATGGACGAAAAGGAATTGGCCGCGGCGGCGGGTGCGGGAGGGAAAATCCTGGTGATGATCACCACCGATCGCCTGGGCCACGGTGATGACCAACTGGGCAGCGGTTTGATGCTGAACTTTTTGAAAACCCTCAAGGAGATGGGGCCGGAACTCTGGCGCCTGGTCTTCATTAATGCCGGGGTCAAGCTGACCGTGGCCGGAGCCGAGACCCTGGCCCCCCTGCAGGAGCTGGCCACCGGCGGGGTTTCCATCTTGGTCTGCGGCACCTGCCTTAACCATTTTAACTTGCTCGACCAGAAACAGGTGGGCGAGACCACCAATATGCTGGATATCGTCACATCCCTGCAACTGGCCGACAAAGTCATCAACGTCTGA